GGTCTGCCTTCAGCTCCATTGCCTCGGCGAAAAACCCATTCAAGAATCATGTTGTTTTCATCTAAATACAAATCATAGGCATCTCCAGGGGTATATCCATCTTCACTATTATAGACTATGGTCAGCTTAGTGGATGGTTCACCGGAGATAGGGGAAGGCACATTTTCCTCAGTTTCGTATTCATACCCGCTGTCCCATGCCAGTTGAAATGGGTACATGAGCCAGTATTTATCATTGATAAATCCCTTGTCCGCATCTGGCATTTCTTCCTTTGGGGTATCCAGGCTGTAGGTGTAGCTGGTATCTGGAGTGGCGTAATATACGGTTCGGTCTTTGATGTTCCATTTCCAATCTCTGGTGACCACTCTAGCCGAATCTACCTGTACGTTCCAGGTATATGCGATGGAATTGACTTTGTCAAATTGATCAAAACCATATGCCATGGCGACTTTCATCGGCAGGGTGTCAGGGGTGCTTTCTTTGGGTTGGCAGGCGATGAGTAAGGAGGCCAGAAGAATGATTAGTGATAAGCTTTTCATGGTTTTGTAGTTTGGTGGAGTGGAAGTACTTAGGTGTCAGCTTGCTCTCTTTGCCATTTTTTATATTTCTGGTATTCTATGGTCTGGTAGAGTCTTCTGATAAATCTAAAGAAGCGATTGAGTACTAACATACTCAAAAACAGTGGAGAAGGAAAGATTTTCTTTCTGCCTTGAGCCACTCCATGCAAAATAGTAGAGGCGACAAGGGAAGCAGACTGAACCGGAAATGCTTTCGGGATTTTCTTTCCGGCTCGGTGAAAAAACTGAGTCGCAGTCGCAATAGGAAAAACTAAGGTAAGCCAGTTACCTGATTTCTCCAGCCAAACCGTACGAGCCCACTGTAGCAGGGCCGATTTGGTGGATGCATATAGGCTATACCCCGGAATGGTCCAAAAGCTCATGGCTGAAGCAGTGATGACAAGCCTGAATTTCTTTCCCGGAAAGGCTTCCCTTAGGGCATATCCTACCTGGATGGGGCTATGGACATTCAGTTGAAAAAGCCTGTCCATTTCTTTCCAATTTTGGGATTCAGCTGGACCAAATTCAGCTTTCCCGGCATTTGCAAAGCAAAAATCTACTCGTTCCCAATTTGTTTGTACCCAATCTAAAATCTTCTCATTACCTGACTTTTCGCTTAGATCTGCCTGTAGTATATGTATTTCTGGGTATTGGGTTTTCAGCTGTTTCAGGCCCAGAAGGTCTAGATCTACTGCCAGTATTTTGGGGCAGGAGGGAAGTAGCTGCACTACTAATTCTCTACCTATCCCAGAAGCTGCTCCCGTGATGATGACTGTCGCTTCTGTGAAAGGCTTATAGTGCATATTTGGCTAGTGGAAATTTGATTCTAAATGGGGAGATCTTTATGACCAAAAGTGGTTTTTGGCTACTGATGTCTGGGAAATAGGCGGGATCCACACTGAGGTTCTGGATTTTGGCCAGTCTGCCGGTTCCAAAACCGGAAGGTTTGGTGTAATAGTCTACTTTGTTCCATACCTGATGCAGATCTATGGGCAGAAAACTGGTGCTGGCAGGGAAAGGTATTCCTCCGGATTTCACTTCACAAGAAAAGACCTGCTTGTCCTGATCTGAGATGTTGATAATGTCCTTTCCCACAGCTTTTTCCCAGGCTATGGGTAAGGTTTCCTTGGGGATTCCCCAGTTGGCACGCCCGTTATATGTGCTGACATCCTTGTCTACATAGATTTTGGTGATTGCTTGCTTTTTGTTTTTACCAAACTTGCCGGGGATGAACAGCAATTCATTGTAAGGCCCTACGGGTGAAAATGCATAATTCACTAACATCACATAACCTAGCCCACCTCTGAATTGACCTTTCAGATGGAGCGGGAGTTGTCCATTTTCCTCAATCCAGTCCTTTTTGAACCTGTAAATCAAAATGATCCCCTCACCCATCAATTTCCACGGAGCTGGGGATCTTCGGTAAACCTTGAGGTTTTTTTTGGCGATTTGGTGGTTCTCAGGCATATGGGGAAGGGCTGACGCTGGTCCAGCCACCATCGATGATTAAGGTTTGTCCGGTGATGTGTTTGGCCTCTTCAGAGACTAGAAAGGCAGCGGCATTGGCAATGTCCTGAGCTGAAGCAGGTCGGCCCAGCGGAGTAATTCTAGACCAGGTATTTTCATAGGCTGGATCCATGGCTGTTCGATTGGTCAAAGTGGCCCCAGGAGCTACCGTGTTGACTCGGATTTTAAAGGGGGCAAGTTCTAAAACCAGGTTTTTGGCCAGCATCTCCAGCGCAGCTTTGCTCATGGCATAGGCAGCTAGGTTTTTATGACTTTGATGCCCTGTGACAGAGGAGGTAAAAAGAACCGCACCGCCTTCCGGCTGGTCTTTCATGATTTTGGCAGCCGCCTGACAAAGAAAAAAACTACCCTCCTGATTGACCCGGGTAACGGCCCTGAAGTCCTCTCGGGTATAGTCCAGAAAGTTCCCAAAAAGTGTAATCCCGGAATTGGCTACGAGTATATCCAAACTTCCAAAATTGGAGGTGGCTGCCCGGCAGAGGCTTTCAATAACTGATTCAGAACTGGAGTCGCCAGCCACTGGGACGGTGGCGACTCCATGTAAATGCGAAATTCTCTGACAAGCATCTGTGATCAAAGCCTCTTCCAAGTCATTTAAAATCAAATTGACACTTTGTGCGGCAAGTTTCTCGGCGATGGCCAGGCCTATTCCCTGACCCGCGCCGGTAATAATTGCTGTTCTTTGGGGCTTCATAGATTAATGAGAGTCTCTTTTAACTTCAGATCCAGAACTTCCCTTCAGAAAATCAAAATCCACACCTTCATGGGCTTGATTAACTTTATCTAGGAACAGATTGACATACCCCCGCTCGTAAGGTAGATTCAAGGGCTTAAAAGCTGCTCTTCTTTTCTCAAACTCCTCCTCGGAAATCAACAGATTAAGGCTTCTTTCAGGTACATTCAACGCTACCATATCTCCGTTTTGTACCAAAGCTAAAGGCCCTCCAATGGCAGATTCCGGGGATACGTGAAGGATTACCGTACCATAGCCAGTTCCACTCATTCTCCCGTCAGAAATCCGAACCATGTCTTTGATGCCTTTGGCCAGCAGCTTTTGCGGCAAGCCCATATTTCCTACTTCCGGCATTCCTGGGTAGCCCTTTGGTCCCACATTTTTCATGACCATCACTGAATTCTCATTTATTTCTAAATCCGGGGAATCAATTCTGGCTTTATAATCATCTATGTCTTCAAAAACCACAGCCGGTCCTGTGTGCGTCAACAA
This genomic window from Algoriphagus sp. TR-M9 contains:
- a CDS encoding SDR family NAD(P)-dependent oxidoreductase codes for the protein MHYKPFTEATVIITGAASGIGRELVVQLLPSCPKILAVDLDLLGLKQLKTQYPEIHILQADLSEKSGNEKILDWVQTNWERVDFCFANAGKAEFGPAESQNWKEMDRLFQLNVHSPIQVGYALREAFPGKKFRLVITASAMSFWTIPGYSLYASTKSALLQWARTVWLEKSGNWLTLVFPIATATQFFHRAGKKIPKAFPVQSASLVASTILHGVAQGRKKIFPSPLFLSMLVLNRFFRFIRRLYQTIEYQKYKKWQREQADT
- a CDS encoding acetoacetate decarboxylase family protein yields the protein MPENHQIAKKNLKVYRRSPAPWKLMGEGIILIYRFKKDWIEENGQLPLHLKGQFRGGLGYVMLVNYAFSPVGPYNELLFIPGKFGKNKKQAITKIYVDKDVSTYNGRANWGIPKETLPIAWEKAVGKDIINISDQDKQVFSCEVKSGGIPFPASTSFLPIDLHQVWNKVDYYTKPSGFGTGRLAKIQNLSVDPAYFPDISSQKPLLVIKISPFRIKFPLAKYAL
- a CDS encoding SDR family NAD(P)-dependent oxidoreductase; translated protein: MKPQRTAIITGAGQGIGLAIAEKLAAQSVNLILNDLEEALITDACQRISHLHGVATVPVAGDSSSESVIESLCRAATSNFGSLDILVANSGITLFGNFLDYTREDFRAVTRVNQEGSFFLCQAAAKIMKDQPEGGAVLFTSSVTGHQSHKNLAAYAMSKAALEMLAKNLVLELAPFKIRVNTVAPGATLTNRTAMDPAYENTWSRITPLGRPASAQDIANAAAFLVSEEAKHITGQTLIIDGGWTSVSPSPYA